From the genome of Spirosomataceae bacterium TFI 002, one region includes:
- a CDS encoding TonB family C-terminal domain-containing protein, with protein sequence MKKVSKNNLHITEETIQAYLEGRLNTRDSNHLERMALSDQYLSDRLAGVEVQKDLGIDKGAVNSSLLAKLNERTQGKKKTGIWLRTIGIAATLFIVGGFSFLLWKNLSPQEDLAILKEADNQQETVNAVPKESNLEYQQGEAPVVEENNKKLEKIISKNEVNEPNIQDYGIVEKSNKVISLDEEQEFAELKSPPKTERVRSAHAPVAKSKSAAMADVQSRVHNITKGKVEDEFGDALPGVSVTNVTMAISKSTDINGEFEIPSASDLDKLSLEYIGFEGKTIEVGSLSKGPVVLIPDNQVLSEVVIPKEIKDQAAQPKEGWKVLNEARRIDSEIQGRVNVSFDISPNGSMENIKITKSLNAKSDAEALEVLSRFNSWTPQIADGKPVKTSRKLSFKFLKKKEN encoded by the coding sequence TTGAAAAAAGTGTCTAAAAATAATTTACATATCACCGAAGAAACAATTCAAGCGTACTTGGAAGGGCGGTTGAATACTCGGGATTCCAACCACCTTGAGCGTATGGCTCTTTCAGACCAATATTTAAGCGACCGATTGGCTGGAGTTGAAGTTCAAAAGGATCTAGGTATTGATAAAGGAGCCGTGAACTCATCATTGTTGGCTAAATTAAATGAACGCACACAAGGAAAGAAGAAAACAGGTATTTGGCTTAGGACAATTGGTATTGCAGCAACCTTATTTATAGTGGGAGGTTTTTCTTTCTTACTTTGGAAAAATTTGTCTCCTCAAGAAGACTTGGCAATCCTTAAAGAAGCTGATAATCAACAGGAAACAGTAAATGCTGTACCTAAAGAAAGTAACTTAGAATATCAACAAGGTGAAGCCCCGGTTGTAGAAGAAAATAACAAAAAACTGGAGAAAATTATCTCAAAGAATGAAGTTAATGAACCTAATATTCAAGATTATGGCATTGTTGAAAAGTCGAATAAAGTAATTAGCTTAGATGAAGAGCAAGAGTTTGCAGAATTAAAAAGTCCTCCTAAAACAGAGAGAGTTAGGTCCGCTCATGCTCCCGTTGCTAAGTCTAAGTCTGCAGCAATGGCTGATGTGCAAAGTAGAGTTCATAATATTACTAAAGGAAAAGTAGAAGATGAGTTTGGTGATGCACTTCCTGGTGTAAGCGTAACAAACGTAACAATGGCTATTTCTAAATCAACTGATATAAATGGGGAATTTGAAATTCCAAGTGCTTCTGATTTAGACAAGTTGAGCTTAGAATATATTGGCTTTGAAGGTAAAACGATTGAGGTGGGTTCACTATCAAAAGGCCCTGTCGTTCTTATTCCTGATAATCAAGTACTAAGCGAAGTTGTTATTCCTAAGGAGATTAAAGATCAAGCAGCTCAACCGAAAGAAGGCTGGAAAGTGCTGAACGAAGCAAGAAGGATTGATAGCGAAATCCAAGGACGGGTAAATGTTTCATTTGACATTAGTCCGAACGGAAGCATGGAAAACATTAAAATCACCAAAAGCTTAAACGCAAAAAGTGATGCGGAAGCTTTGGAAGTACTCAGCAGGTTTAATAGTTGGACACCACAAATTGCTGATGGAAAACCCGTCAAAACTTCTCGAAAGCTTAGTTTTAAGTTTTTGAAAAAGAAAGAAAACTAA
- a CDS encoding Ca-activated chloride channel family protein, with translation MQKILVFILLVAAMGCHSQSSPIIVQGQVLDASDKLGIPGASIVQKGTNNGVISDAKGFFEIKMDSTKETKLIVQFVGYETQELKAQEKLIIKLSQSSNSLDEVVVGYAKEKPVGSIFKQRASQSIRRAEYEMAPMIYGSSPMPREEREEYANLKETGFIRTSNQALTTFSADVDRASYSNIRRFLNNGSTPPQDAVRIEEMLNYFDYNYPEPKGNEVLAFKTDLSNSPFNADLQLLRVALQTEKIDTKDLPASNLVFLIDVSGSMGSDNKLGLLVKGYKLLVSQLRPKDRVAIVTYAGNTRVALKSTSGGNKEIIIGALDGLMAGGSTAGAAGIELAYAEAKEHFIKNGNNRVILATDGDFNVGLSGVGELERMIEKKRESGIFLSVLGFGMGNYKDNKMETLADKGNGNYAYIDNLQEARKVFISEFGGTLHTVAKDVKIQIEFNPKYVKAYRLIGYENRILAAEDFDNDKKDAGELGAGHSMTALYEIVPSGVESKYLSKVDDLKYQKQTIVSDDFMTLKVRYKAPKSESSVKKEIAVPYHLQTWDSTDADFRFASAVAGFGMLLKDSEFKGEIELKDVISWGQNAKSSDLEGQRSEFVQLVKLSESLINSKLKSR, from the coding sequence ATGCAAAAGATACTCGTATTTATTCTTCTCGTTGCGGCCATGGGCTGCCACTCTCAAAGTTCACCCATTATTGTTCAAGGCCAAGTGCTTGACGCTTCAGATAAGCTTGGTATTCCGGGAGCTAGTATAGTTCAAAAGGGAACAAACAATGGTGTAATAAGTGATGCCAAAGGGTTTTTCGAAATCAAAATGGATTCCACAAAGGAAACTAAGCTTATCGTCCAATTTGTCGGATATGAAACTCAAGAGTTAAAAGCACAAGAAAAGCTAATTATCAAACTTTCACAAAGCTCAAATTCTCTTGACGAAGTCGTTGTTGGTTATGCAAAAGAGAAACCAGTAGGTAGTATTTTCAAACAGAGGGCTTCTCAAAGCATTCGTCGTGCCGAATACGAAATGGCTCCAATGATATATGGCTCAAGCCCAATGCCTAGAGAAGAGCGTGAAGAATATGCCAATTTAAAAGAAACTGGCTTTATTAGAACTAGCAACCAGGCTCTCACCACTTTTTCTGCCGATGTAGACCGTGCGAGTTATTCCAATATTCGTAGATTCCTAAATAATGGCAGCACTCCTCCTCAAGATGCTGTAAGAATAGAGGAAATGCTCAATTACTTCGATTACAATTACCCAGAACCTAAAGGTAATGAAGTTTTGGCTTTCAAAACAGACTTGTCAAATTCTCCTTTCAACGCAGACTTGCAGTTATTACGTGTTGCTTTACAAACAGAGAAAATAGATACAAAGGACTTGCCTGCCAGCAACCTCGTTTTTTTAATTGATGTCTCAGGTAGTATGGGAAGCGACAACAAACTTGGACTTTTGGTTAAGGGTTATAAACTATTAGTTTCACAACTAAGACCGAAGGATAGAGTCGCTATTGTTACGTATGCAGGAAATACCAGAGTGGCTTTAAAGTCAACCTCTGGAGGGAATAAAGAGATTATCATTGGGGCTTTAGATGGTCTAATGGCCGGCGGGAGCACTGCAGGTGCAGCTGGAATTGAACTTGCATACGCAGAAGCAAAAGAGCACTTTATTAAAAACGGTAATAATCGAGTGATTTTAGCGACTGACGGTGATTTTAATGTTGGCTTGTCTGGTGTAGGAGAGTTAGAGAGAATGATTGAAAAAAAACGAGAATCTGGAATATTCTTAAGCGTTCTTGGGTTTGGAATGGGCAACTACAAAGACAATAAAATGGAAACCTTAGCGGATAAGGGAAATGGCAATTACGCATATATTGACAACCTTCAGGAAGCTAGAAAAGTTTTTATTTCTGAGTTTGGTGGAACACTACATACTGTTGCCAAGGATGTAAAAATTCAAATTGAGTTTAACCCCAAGTATGTGAAAGCATATAGACTAATTGGTTACGAAAACAGAATTTTAGCTGCTGAAGACTTTGATAATGACAAGAAAGATGCAGGCGAATTGGGTGCTGGGCATAGCATGACAGCCTTATATGAAATTGTTCCTTCAGGAGTTGAAAGCAAGTATCTTTCTAAAGTGGATGACCTTAAATACCAAAAGCAAACGATTGTATCCGATGACTTCATGACTTTGAAAGTCAGATACAAGGCACCAAAGTCCGAATCAAGTGTAAAAAAGGAAATTGCCGTGCCTTACCACCTACAAACTTGGGACTCAACGGATGCTGATTTCAGGTTTGCATCTGCCGTTGCTGGTTTTGGAATGCTATTAAAAGACAGTGAATTTAAAGGTGAGATTGAACTAAAAGATGTAATCTCATGGGGACAAAACGCGAAATCTTCAGATTTAGAAGGACAAAGAAGTGAATTTGTACAACTCGTAAAACTAAGCGAAAGTCTTATAAACAGTAAATTGAAAAGTAGATAA
- a CDS encoding TRAP-type C4-dicarboxylate transport system, small permease component has translation MTRFLKYGTIISTYLLVASVLLQIYARFFMDNTPAWTEEASRLFFIYTMSFAAGLALKNNYYVYLELFYDNMNLRSQKVLMVLIYVGIVLLFTLMSYASFKFVQLGIPEKSPSMKISMSIAFFSMFIMAASICFFAIIDILKIFKDLK, from the coding sequence ATGACACGTTTCTTGAAATACGGTACAATCATCAGCACTTATCTTTTAGTTGCAAGTGTATTGCTACAGATTTATGCCCGCTTTTTCATGGACAATACTCCAGCATGGACAGAAGAAGCCTCCCGGCTTTTCTTTATTTACACAATGTCTTTTGCGGCTGGATTAGCCTTAAAAAACAATTATTACGTCTACCTAGAGTTATTTTATGATAATATGAATCTTCGAAGCCAAAAAGTTCTGATGGTTCTTATTTACGTAGGAATTGTTTTGTTGTTCACCCTTATGAGCTATGCCTCTTTCAAGTTTGTTCAATTAGGCATTCCCGAAAAATCTCCAAGCATGAAGATTAGCATGTCCATTGCATTCTTTAGTATGTTTATCATGGCTGCTTCTATCTGCTTCTTTGCTATTATCGATATTTTGAAAATTTTTAAAGATCTAAAATGA
- a CDS encoding RNA polymerase sigma-70 factor, ECF subfamily: MFRITKNTTQSEEASLELYRKKGSLKVLGDLYAPYMEMVFGICLGYLKDRGKSEDAVMRIFEKLIIDLRKHEVGNLKSWLHSVARNFCLMELRKTQKEFIIDHEVFQVPIMDFDNEVHQESELQALENCTEALKKEQKEVINLFYKEQKSYAEICEVINLEMKKVKSLLQNARRMLKICIEKSV; the protein is encoded by the coding sequence TTGTTCAGAATAACCAAAAATACAACCCAAAGCGAAGAAGCCTCTCTTGAACTATATCGCAAGAAAGGAAGCTTAAAAGTGTTGGGGGATTTATATGCTCCTTATATGGAAATGGTTTTTGGCATTTGTTTGGGGTATCTCAAAGATCGAGGAAAGTCTGAAGATGCTGTGATGAGAATTTTTGAAAAGTTAATTATCGACTTAAGAAAACACGAAGTTGGCAATCTAAAAAGTTGGTTACACTCTGTAGCCCGTAATTTCTGTTTGATGGAATTGCGTAAAACTCAAAAGGAATTTATAATTGATCACGAAGTTTTTCAAGTTCCCATTATGGATTTTGATAATGAAGTGCATCAAGAGAGTGAACTTCAGGCATTAGAGAATTGTACCGAAGCGTTAAAAAAAGAACAAAAAGAAGTGATTAACTTGTTTTACAAGGAGCAAAAAAGCTACGCTGAAATTTGTGAAGTCATAAACTTAGAAATGAAGAAAGTAAAGAGCTTGCTTCAAAATGCCCGCCGAATGTTGAAAATATGTATTGAAAAAAGTGTCTAA
- a CDS encoding TRAP transporter, DctM subunit, producing the protein MILIVVFAVFILAILFRFPIAFALGLSCLVYIVGKGVPLIIVPMKMYSGIDVFVLLSVPGFILAGNLMNQGGLTAKIVDFCNHLLGHIRGGLSLANIGASMIFAGISGTAVSDTASIGSVMIPAMNKEGYDEEFSCAVTAASSTVGPIIPPSVPMIIAATLSGLSIGKLFLAGAVPGFLLGFGFMLMAFYISKKRNYPKAKRSTIVEVFKSFKDTFWALLMTVIILYGIIGGLFTPTEASIIAVVYAYIIGRFVYKKINFKKLQVVILDSMQTSASLMVLVGFANLFGWILITERLPQVISIEILGLTTNKYMVLLLINILLIFVGTFMETVAALLILFPILLKVAVSVGVDPIHFSVIAVLNLIIGLTTPPVGVCLFVASSIGKVPLMKVSKASLPFLFVSLVVLSLVTLLPSLSLFLPSLFIE; encoded by the coding sequence ATGATATTGATAGTCGTTTTTGCGGTTTTTATATTGGCCATACTTTTTCGTTTTCCTATTGCTTTTGCCCTTGGTCTATCTTGTCTGGTATATATTGTAGGGAAAGGGGTTCCACTTATTATCGTTCCCATGAAAATGTATTCGGGAATTGATGTTTTCGTATTGCTCAGTGTACCAGGATTCATTCTAGCAGGAAACCTCATGAATCAAGGTGGACTCACTGCTAAGATTGTAGATTTTTGCAACCATTTATTAGGACATATTCGCGGAGGGCTTTCTTTGGCAAATATCGGAGCCTCAATGATTTTTGCAGGAATTTCTGGTACAGCGGTGTCTGATACGGCGAGTATTGGGTCAGTAATGATTCCTGCAATGAATAAAGAAGGGTACGACGAAGAGTTTTCTTGTGCTGTTACAGCTGCATCTTCTACAGTAGGCCCAATTATTCCACCTAGCGTTCCTATGATTATAGCCGCAACACTTAGTGGACTTTCTATTGGAAAATTGTTTTTGGCTGGTGCTGTTCCTGGGTTTTTGCTCGGTTTCGGCTTTATGCTAATGGCCTTCTATATCTCAAAAAAGCGTAATTACCCTAAAGCAAAAAGAAGTACAATAGTTGAGGTTTTCAAAAGTTTCAAAGATACTTTTTGGGCACTTTTGATGACTGTTATAATTCTTTACGGAATCATTGGTGGGTTATTTACTCCCACTGAAGCGTCAATTATTGCTGTTGTGTATGCGTATATAATTGGTCGTTTTGTTTATAAAAAGATCAATTTCAAGAAACTTCAAGTGGTGATTTTGGACTCCATGCAAACCTCCGCTTCACTAATGGTGCTGGTAGGTTTCGCCAACCTATTTGGCTGGATATTAATTACAGAAAGGCTCCCTCAGGTCATTTCAATTGAGATTTTGGGCTTAACTACCAATAAGTATATGGTTCTTTTGCTCATAAACATATTGTTGATTTTTGTGGGCACCTTTATGGAAACAGTTGCTGCCTTACTCATCCTATTTCCAATATTACTTAAAGTGGCTGTATCAGTTGGGGTAGACCCCATACATTTTTCAGTAATCGCTGTACTTAATTTGATTATTGGACTTACGACTCCACCAGTAGGTGTTTGTTTATTCGTGGCATCGAGTATTGGAAAAGTACCACTCATGAAAGTGAGTAAGGCAAGCCTTCCATTTCTTTTTGTAAGCTTAGTAGTCCTTTCACTCGTAACTTTGTTACCAAGTTTGTCGCTGTTTTTGCCCTCTCTTTTTATAGAGTAA